A portion of the Eulemur rufifrons isolate Redbay chromosome 30, OSU_ERuf_1, whole genome shotgun sequence genome contains these proteins:
- the LOC138378478 gene encoding large ribosomal subunit protein eL31-like, translating into MAPTKKGGKKKKGRSAINEVVTREYAINIHKHIHGVGLKKCDPWAPEDIQKFAMKEMGTPNARIDTRLNKAVWTTGIRSVPCCIHTQLSSKHNEDEDSPNRLYVLVTYVPVTTFKNLQTVNLDEN; encoded by the coding sequence ATGGCTCCCACAAAGAAGGGTGGCAAGAAGAAGAAGGGCCGTTCTGCCATCAACGAGGTGGTGACTCGAGAATACGCCATCAACATTCATAAGCACATCCATGGAGTGGGCTTAAAGAAATGTGACCCTTGGGCACCCGAAGACATCCAGAAATTTGCCATGAAGGAGATGGGGACTCCAAATGCACGTATTGATACCAGGCTCAACAAAGCTGTCTGGACCACAGGAATAAGGAGTGTTCCATGCTGTATCCACACGCAGTTGTCCAGTAAACACAATGAGGATGAAGATTCACCAAACAGGCTCTATGTTTTGGTTACCTATGTACCTGTTACCACTTTCAAAAATCTACAGACAGTCAACCTGGATGAAAACTAA